In a single window of the Streptomyces sp. NBC_00094 genome:
- a CDS encoding HAD family phosphatase, which yields MSSELQAVLFDMDGTLVDTERLWRQVVEEAASGLGLALTDADLAFVLGRAVEDCAAHLADRTAGRAEAAGLGESLEHRFTELVRRRVVPLPGAVELLSAVHAAGVPTALVSASPRPVVDTVLDALGRHWFTVSVAAGETPRTKPFPDPYRAALTILGAAPTACVAVEDTPTGVASAEAADCAVVAVPSLTSIPPAPRRPVVRSLLDVDLALLRRLAAGL from the coding sequence ATGTCCAGCGAACTCCAGGCAGTCCTCTTCGACATGGACGGCACCCTCGTCGACACCGAGCGGCTATGGCGGCAGGTGGTCGAGGAGGCGGCGAGCGGCCTGGGGCTCGCCCTCACGGACGCGGACCTGGCGTTCGTCCTCGGCCGCGCCGTCGAGGACTGCGCCGCGCACCTCGCCGACCGGACGGCGGGCCGCGCGGAGGCGGCCGGGCTCGGCGAGTCCCTCGAACACCGCTTCACCGAGCTCGTACGCCGACGGGTCGTCCCCCTGCCCGGAGCCGTGGAACTCCTGTCGGCCGTCCACGCCGCGGGCGTGCCCACGGCCCTGGTGTCGGCCTCGCCGCGGCCGGTCGTGGACACCGTCCTCGACGCCCTCGGCCGCCACTGGTTCACCGTCTCCGTGGCGGCGGGCGAGACCCCGCGCACCAAGCCGTTCCCCGACCCGTACCGCGCGGCCCTGACCATCCTCGGCGCCGCTCCGACCGCCTGCGTCGCCGTCGAGGACACCCCGACCGGCGTCGCCTCCGCGGAGGCGGCCGACTGCGCGGTGGTGGCCGTCCCCTCCCTCACCTCCATCCCCCCGGCACCACGGCGGCCCGTCGTACGCAGCCTCCTGGACGTGGACCTCGCCCTGCTCCGCCGCCTGGCCGCCGGCCTCTGA
- a CDS encoding ROK family protein: MVYGALDIGGTKIAGALVDADGHLLVRSQRPTPARGSAEELMAAVSAVLDDIATHPQWASLSCLGIGSAGPVDTVAGTVSPVNIPAWRSFPLVDRVRAHPAVPAGTRPVLVGDAVAMTAAEHWTGAARGVDNALCMVVSTGVGGGLILGGALHAGASGNAGHIGHISVDQHGPLCPCGSRGCVERFASGTAIAAHALESGWTPPAGAPATAQEVAASARAGDPRALAAFDRAGRALAAAIAATTALVELDLVVVGGGVAQSGELLFGPLRHHLASYAVLDFTRDVPVVPAGLALDAGLIGAAAAGAAAAGLSRAGTESTGRPVC; the protein is encoded by the coding sequence ATGGTGTACGGAGCACTCGACATCGGGGGGACGAAGATCGCCGGGGCTCTCGTCGACGCCGACGGGCACCTGCTCGTCCGGTCGCAGCGGCCCACCCCCGCGCGGGGCTCCGCCGAGGAGCTCATGGCAGCCGTCTCCGCCGTTCTCGACGACATCGCCACGCATCCGCAGTGGGCCTCGCTCTCCTGCCTCGGCATCGGCAGCGCGGGTCCCGTCGACACCGTCGCGGGTACCGTCAGTCCGGTCAACATCCCCGCCTGGCGCTCCTTTCCCCTGGTGGACCGGGTACGGGCGCACCCGGCGGTACCGGCGGGGACACGCCCGGTGCTGGTCGGCGACGCCGTGGCGATGACCGCGGCCGAGCACTGGACGGGCGCGGCCAGGGGCGTGGACAACGCCTTGTGCATGGTGGTCTCCACCGGCGTCGGCGGCGGGCTGATCCTGGGCGGGGCGCTCCATGCGGGCGCGTCCGGGAACGCCGGTCACATCGGGCACATCAGCGTGGACCAGCATGGTCCCCTCTGCCCGTGCGGGTCGCGTGGCTGCGTGGAGCGCTTCGCCAGCGGCACCGCGATCGCCGCCCACGCGCTCGAATCCGGCTGGACGCCGCCCGCCGGTGCCCCGGCGACGGCCCAGGAGGTGGCGGCCTCCGCCCGTGCGGGCGACCCTCGCGCGCTGGCCGCGTTCGACCGAGCCGGACGGGCCCTCGCCGCCGCGATCGCCGCGACGACGGCCCTGGTCGAGCTCGACCTCGTGGTCGTCGGCGGCGGCGTCGCCCAGTCCGGGGAGCTGCTGTTCGGCCCGCTGCGGCACCACCTGGCCTCGTACGCGGTACTGGACTTCACCCGCGACGTACCGGTGGTGCCGGCGGGGCTCGCGCTCGACGCGGGGCTGATCGGCGCCGCGGCAGCCGGCGCCGCTGCGGCGGGTCTCTCGCGGGCGGGCACCGAAAGCACGGGCCGCCCCGTGTGCTGA
- the manA gene encoding mannose-6-phosphate isomerase, class I codes for MDLLLNTVQSYDWGSTTALPRLMGAEPTGEPQAELWMGAHPAAPSQVRRAQGLLPLDRIIAADPETELGAAALRRFGPRLPFLLKLLAAEAPLSVQVHPDRAQAEAGFALEDALGVPLGAPHRNYRDAHHKPEMIVALTAFRGLCGFRTPLQCADLLDALRVPALRPHADGLRTLPEASALEQVFTAFLRPPAGLGPVEAVTDAVVAAAAGQGPYQADFAAYAEVARAHPGDPGLLPALLLRYVELQPGDALFLGAGIPHAYLSGLGVEIMASSDNVLRCGLTSKHVDAAELVKVVRFTAMPTRVLRPREEAGEEVYPTPVDDFRLSRFRLSAAGPARRLGAGAPQIVLCTEGGAELASVGGVLRLGPGQSAYLPAAAEASLRGTGTVFRATVASPPPRAFH; via the coding sequence GTGGATCTCCTCCTCAACACCGTCCAGTCCTACGACTGGGGCTCCACAACGGCGCTGCCGCGTCTGATGGGGGCCGAGCCCACCGGCGAACCCCAGGCCGAACTGTGGATGGGGGCTCACCCCGCCGCACCCTCCCAGGTCCGGCGCGCCCAGGGCCTCCTGCCGTTGGACCGGATCATCGCCGCCGATCCGGAGACGGAGCTCGGGGCCGCGGCCCTGCGACGGTTCGGGCCCCGACTGCCGTTCCTCCTCAAGCTGCTGGCCGCCGAGGCGCCCCTGTCGGTCCAGGTCCACCCCGACCGGGCCCAGGCGGAGGCGGGCTTCGCGCTGGAGGACGCCCTGGGCGTTCCCCTGGGCGCCCCCCACCGGAACTACCGGGACGCCCACCACAAACCCGAGATGATCGTCGCCCTCACCGCTTTTCGCGGGCTGTGCGGGTTCCGGACCCCCCTGCAGTGCGCCGACCTGCTGGACGCGCTGCGCGTACCGGCGCTGCGTCCTCACGCCGACGGTCTGCGTACCCTTCCCGAGGCCTCGGCGCTGGAGCAGGTCTTCACCGCCTTCCTCCGCCCTCCCGCCGGCCTGGGTCCGGTCGAGGCCGTGACGGACGCCGTGGTGGCAGCGGCGGCCGGACAGGGCCCGTACCAGGCGGACTTCGCCGCCTACGCGGAGGTCGCGCGGGCCCACCCCGGGGACCCGGGGCTGCTGCCCGCCCTGCTGCTCCGCTACGTCGAACTCCAGCCGGGAGACGCTCTGTTCCTGGGAGCCGGGATCCCGCACGCGTACCTCTCGGGTCTCGGGGTGGAGATCATGGCCAGTTCGGACAACGTCCTGCGATGCGGGCTGACCTCCAAACACGTCGACGCGGCGGAGCTGGTGAAGGTCGTCCGCTTCACGGCCATGCCGACCCGTGTCCTCAGGCCCCGGGAGGAAGCGGGAGAAGAGGTGTACCCGACGCCCGTCGACGACTTCCGGCTGTCACGGTTCCGGCTGAGCGCGGCCGGACCGGCACGGCGGCTCGGGGCCGGCGCGCCACAGATCGTCCTGTGCACCGAGGGCGGGGCCGAACTCGCCTCGGTGGGGGGCGTCCTGCGCCTGGGGCCCGGACAGTCCGCCTACCTCCCCGCCGCCGCCGAGGCCTCCCTGAGGGGAACCGGGACCGTCTTCCGCGCCACGGTCGCTTCTCCACCACCCCGTGCATTCCACTGA
- a CDS encoding LacI family DNA-binding transcriptional regulator, with protein MSVPAPRVTINDVAARAGVSKGAVSMAFNNRPGVSRATRERIFEIARELGWAPNQTARNLSGRRAGIVGLAICRPARLLGLEPFYMEFISGIEDVLAERSCSLLLRLVRDLAEETAVYEEWWRGRTIGGAILVDFHRDDPRIAPLRALGMPAVAVGHPTLTGGFPSVWTDDASAAAEAVRYLAALGHRRIARVGGPAGLGHSAIRAAAFEATTVELGLGGSRQVSTGFVGEEGARATRSLLLGPDRPTAIVYDNDIMAVAGAAVASEMGLVVPDDVSLLAWDDSQLCRLTHPPLSAMSHDVHQFGAEVARALFGVIEGTHKGALQVPTPSLTPRGSTGPPPRA; from the coding sequence GTGAGCGTCCCGGCCCCCCGCGTCACCATCAACGACGTCGCCGCGCGCGCCGGCGTCTCCAAGGGTGCCGTCTCCATGGCGTTCAACAACCGCCCGGGTGTCTCCCGGGCGACCCGGGAGCGCATCTTCGAGATCGCCCGGGAACTCGGCTGGGCCCCCAACCAGACCGCTCGCAACCTGTCCGGCCGCCGGGCGGGCATCGTGGGGCTGGCGATCTGCCGACCGGCCCGCCTGCTCGGACTCGAGCCCTTCTACATGGAGTTCATCTCGGGCATCGAGGACGTCCTGGCCGAGCGCTCCTGTTCCCTGCTGCTGCGGCTCGTCCGCGACCTGGCGGAGGAGACCGCGGTCTACGAGGAGTGGTGGCGCGGCCGGACCATCGGCGGGGCGATCCTGGTGGACTTCCACCGGGACGATCCGCGGATCGCCCCGCTGAGGGCCCTCGGGATGCCCGCCGTCGCCGTCGGACATCCCACGCTGACCGGCGGGTTCCCCTCGGTGTGGACCGACGACGCCTCGGCGGCGGCGGAGGCCGTACGGTACCTGGCCGCGCTCGGTCATCGGCGCATCGCCCGCGTGGGCGGCCCCGCCGGGCTCGGGCACAGCGCCATCCGCGCGGCGGCCTTCGAGGCCACCACGGTCGAACTCGGCCTCGGGGGAAGCCGTCAGGTGTCCACCGGCTTCGTCGGCGAGGAGGGAGCCCGGGCGACCCGGAGCCTGTTGCTGGGCCCGGACCGCCCGACGGCGATCGTGTACGACAACGACATCATGGCCGTCGCGGGGGCCGCCGTGGCCTCCGAGATGGGGCTCGTCGTACCGGACGACGTGTCGCTCCTCGCCTGGGACGACTCGCAGTTGTGCCGGCTGACGCACCCTCCGCTGTCGGCCATGAGCCACGATGTGCACCAGTTCGGCGCGGAGGTCGCGCGTGCCCTGTTCGGCGTGATCGAGGGCACGCACAAGGGGGCGCTCCAGGTCCCGACGCCCTCCCTGACCCCTCGGGGGTCCACGGGCCCGCCGCCCCGGGCGTAG
- a CDS encoding glycoside hydrolase family 2 protein — MKDVTQLHEGWNLRHEDGLLPATVPGCVHTDLLASGAIADPFIGHHEAEIAWVGRQAWSYVTEPVHDSAHERTELVFEGLDTAAEVFLDGASLGATRNMHRVHRFDVTGRTGPLEVRFSSAYEEAERVRALTGDRPNVYPEPFQYIRKMACSFGWDWGPTVVTAGMWRPVRLEHWSTARLSEVRPLVTVDGTTGRVELRVRVARTESGAVLPLSLRATVSHAGSATNVETSGETPFETVSNTPFETVSDTAFEAAFDGDEAVVVLEVPEARLWWPRGYGQQPLYELDVTLLDEDGAPLDTWSRRIGFRTVEVDRSTDEHGTGFTFVVNGVRIFARGVNWIPDDVLPSRVTPDRYRTRLTQAAEANIDLVRIWGGGIYEDDAFYDVCDELGLMVWQDFLFACAAYPEEQPLRGEVEAEARDNVVRLMPHPSLVLWNGNNENLWGFRDWEWETPLAGDSWGEGYYLGILPRIVAELDPTRPYTAGSPWSGSWDHHPNDPRHGTHHSWEVWNRQDYAEYRANVPRFCAEFGWQAPPALATLRRALPDEVLAPDSPGMLHHQKAEDGNGKLNRGIDHHFGLPENDFDRWHYLAQVVQARAVAAGIEHWRANWPVCAGTVVWQLNDCWPVSSWAAIDGDGRLKPLYHELRRVYADRVLSLVPDGEGPVLALDNQSGTPWRTTVTLRRVHADGTVLREATFALEAAARTVVRLVVPAALLPEAESAEEFLVADADDLRAVHFPVLDREFAYPSPQYDVRVETGAGSGTVDVVVTARTLVRDLLLQPDRLGAEASADRGLLTLLPGEEARIAVTGLADIDVSDVRNALFSVGPA; from the coding sequence ATGAAGGACGTCACCCAGCTGCACGAGGGCTGGAACCTGCGCCACGAGGACGGACTACTTCCGGCCACCGTCCCCGGCTGCGTCCACACCGATCTGCTGGCGTCCGGCGCGATAGCCGACCCGTTCATCGGTCACCACGAGGCCGAGATCGCCTGGGTGGGCCGACAGGCGTGGTCCTACGTCACGGAGCCGGTCCACGACAGCGCGCACGAGCGCACCGAGCTGGTCTTCGAGGGCCTGGACACGGCCGCCGAGGTGTTCCTCGACGGCGCTTCCCTCGGTGCGACGCGCAACATGCACCGCGTCCATCGCTTCGACGTCACGGGCCGCACGGGCCCGCTGGAGGTCCGGTTCTCCTCGGCGTACGAGGAGGCCGAGCGGGTCCGCGCGCTCACCGGTGACCGGCCCAACGTCTACCCCGAGCCCTTCCAGTACATCCGCAAGATGGCCTGCTCCTTCGGCTGGGACTGGGGTCCCACCGTCGTGACCGCCGGCATGTGGCGCCCGGTACGCCTGGAGCACTGGTCGACGGCCCGGCTCTCCGAGGTCCGCCCCCTGGTCACGGTCGACGGCACCACCGGCAGGGTCGAGCTGCGGGTCCGGGTCGCGCGCACGGAAAGCGGCGCGGTCCTCCCGCTGAGCCTCCGCGCCACCGTCTCCCACGCGGGCTCCGCCACCAACGTCGAGACCTCCGGCGAGACCCCCTTCGAGACCGTCTCCAACACCCCCTTCGAGACCGTCTCCGACACCGCCTTCGAGGCCGCCTTCGATGGCGACGAGGCCGTGGTGGTCCTGGAGGTGCCCGAGGCCCGGCTGTGGTGGCCGCGCGGCTACGGACAACAGCCCCTGTACGAGCTCGACGTGACCCTGCTCGACGAGGACGGCGCCCCGCTCGACACCTGGTCGCGGCGGATCGGCTTCCGTACCGTCGAGGTCGACCGCTCCACCGACGAGCACGGCACCGGCTTCACCTTCGTCGTCAACGGCGTCCGGATCTTCGCGCGCGGCGTCAACTGGATCCCCGACGACGTCCTGCCCTCCCGGGTCACCCCCGACCGCTACCGGACCCGGCTCACCCAGGCCGCCGAGGCCAACATCGACCTGGTCCGCATCTGGGGTGGCGGCATCTACGAGGACGACGCCTTCTACGACGTCTGCGACGAGCTCGGCCTCATGGTCTGGCAGGACTTCCTCTTCGCCTGCGCTGCCTACCCGGAGGAACAGCCATTGCGCGGCGAAGTGGAGGCAGAGGCCCGTGACAACGTTGTCCGCCTGATGCCGCACCCCAGCCTGGTCCTCTGGAACGGCAACAACGAGAACCTCTGGGGCTTCCGCGACTGGGAGTGGGAGACACCCCTCGCCGGTGATTCCTGGGGCGAGGGGTACTACCTCGGGATCCTGCCCCGGATCGTCGCCGAACTGGACCCGACCCGCCCGTACACCGCGGGCAGCCCCTGGTCCGGGTCCTGGGACCACCACCCCAACGACCCCCGCCACGGCACCCACCACTCGTGGGAGGTCTGGAACCGCCAGGACTACGCCGAGTACCGGGCGAACGTGCCCCGGTTCTGCGCGGAGTTCGGCTGGCAGGCCCCGCCCGCCCTCGCCACGCTGCGCCGCGCCCTGCCCGACGAGGTACTCGCCCCCGACTCCCCCGGCATGCTGCACCACCAGAAGGCCGAGGACGGCAACGGCAAACTGAACCGCGGCATCGACCACCACTTCGGCCTGCCGGAGAACGACTTCGACCGCTGGCACTACCTGGCCCAGGTCGTCCAGGCCCGGGCCGTGGCCGCGGGCATCGAGCACTGGCGGGCCAACTGGCCCGTCTGCGCCGGCACGGTCGTGTGGCAGCTGAACGACTGCTGGCCGGTGAGCTCCTGGGCCGCCATCGACGGCGACGGCCGCCTCAAGCCGCTCTACCACGAGCTGCGCCGCGTCTACGCCGACCGGGTCCTCAGTCTCGTACCCGACGGGGAAGGACCGGTGCTCGCCCTCGACAACCAGTCCGGCACCCCCTGGCGTACGACGGTGACCCTGCGCCGCGTCCACGCCGACGGGACCGTCCTGCGAGAGGCGACGTTCGCGCTCGAAGCCGCGGCACGCACGGTGGTCCGGCTGGTGGTTCCGGCCGCCCTGCTGCCCGAGGCGGAATCGGCCGAGGAGTTCCTCGTCGCCGACGCCGACGACCTGCGCGCGGTGCACTTCCCCGTCCTCGACAGGGAGTTCGCCTACCCGTCCCCGCAGTACGACGTCCGCGTCGAAACCGGCGCGGGGAGCGGGACGGTGGACGTGGTCGTCACGGCCCGGACGCTGGTGCGGGACCTGCTCCTGCAGCCCGACCGGCTCGGCGCAGAGGCGAGCGCGGACCGGGGCCTGCTCACCCTGCTTCCCGGGGAGGAGGCGCGGATCGCCGTCACGGGCCTGGCCGACATCGACGTGTCCGACGTACGGAACGCCCTGTTCAGCGTGGGACCGGCGTGA
- a CDS encoding ABC transporter substrate-binding protein → MGKKSMALAGTLLTATMLTVAGCSGGGSAVTGETAAAPSDPKEVSGEIKVLTHRTDLVQNGVMKQYAAEFNKIYPKVKVSFDGITDYEGEVRIRLNAKAYGDVLGIPGAVAKNDYPKFFAPLGTSTELASKYRFADKTEVEGKSYGIAQFGTANGFVYNKAVWKKAGITAWPKTPQEFLAGLKAIKEKTGATPYYTNFKDGWPLTQWSANLGAVTCDAQASNKLAGPVSPWKEGGELHTIDTLLYDIAEQGLSEKDPTTTNWESSKALLAEGRIGAMMLGSWSITQMQGAATSAGLKAEDIGFMPFPVQKNGTFCSTVTSDYQQAVSIYSENKPAARAWVDWFTEKSGYSEKEGVVSTVKAAPMPATLKDFVDNDVTFVDRSEAKTATVNDIDEAAEIGLNKQDYRQKLVDTARGAAKGSAEDFFADLNKRWDEAAKTAGS, encoded by the coding sequence ATGGGGAAGAAGTCGATGGCGCTCGCGGGCACGCTGCTGACGGCCACGATGCTGACCGTGGCCGGATGTAGCGGGGGAGGGAGTGCCGTCACGGGCGAGACGGCTGCTGCCCCGTCCGACCCGAAGGAGGTCTCGGGCGAGATCAAGGTCCTCACTCACCGGACCGACCTCGTCCAGAACGGGGTCATGAAGCAGTACGCAGCCGAGTTCAACAAGATCTACCCGAAGGTCAAGGTGAGCTTCGACGGCATCACCGACTACGAGGGGGAGGTGAGGATACGGCTCAACGCGAAGGCCTACGGTGACGTGCTGGGCATCCCGGGAGCCGTCGCCAAGAACGACTATCCGAAGTTCTTCGCGCCCCTCGGTACCTCCACGGAGCTGGCGTCGAAGTACCGTTTCGCCGACAAGACCGAGGTGGAGGGCAAGTCCTACGGCATCGCCCAGTTCGGCACCGCCAACGGCTTCGTCTACAACAAGGCCGTGTGGAAGAAGGCCGGGATCACCGCGTGGCCGAAGACCCCGCAGGAGTTCCTCGCCGGCCTGAAGGCGATCAAGGAGAAGACGGGCGCCACCCCGTACTACACGAACTTCAAGGACGGCTGGCCGCTCACCCAGTGGAGCGCCAACCTCGGCGCCGTCACGTGTGACGCGCAGGCGAGCAACAAGCTGGCCGGCCCGGTCTCGCCGTGGAAGGAGGGCGGGGAGCTCCACACGATCGACACCCTGCTCTACGACATCGCCGAGCAGGGACTCTCGGAGAAGGACCCCACCACCACGAACTGGGAGTCCTCCAAGGCGCTGCTCGCCGAGGGCAGGATCGGCGCGATGATGCTGGGCTCCTGGTCGATCACGCAGATGCAGGGCGCGGCGACGAGCGCGGGTCTCAAGGCGGAGGACATCGGCTTCATGCCCTTCCCGGTCCAGAAGAACGGCACGTTCTGCTCGACCGTGACCTCCGACTACCAGCAGGCCGTCAGCATCTACTCCGAGAACAAGCCCGCGGCGCGCGCCTGGGTGGACTGGTTCACCGAGAAGTCCGGCTACTCGGAGAAGGAGGGTGTCGTCTCCACGGTGAAGGCCGCCCCGATGCCCGCGACCCTCAAGGACTTCGTTGACAACGATGTCACGTTCGTCGACCGCTCCGAGGCGAAGACCGCCACGGTCAACGACATCGACGAAGCGGCCGAGATCGGCCTGAACAAGCAGGACTACCGGCAGAAGTTGGTCGACACCGCGCGGGGCGCGGCGAAGGGCAGCGCCGAGGACTTCTTCGCCGACCTGAACAAGAGGTGGGACGAGGCGGCGAAGACCGCCGGCTCCTGA
- a CDS encoding carbohydrate ABC transporter permease, protein MTGRSTKKGRAHGGDRPAGRRRAPAGGPPRSWRHSPLRRITPWLFLAAPLALLITFTYVPVASMISYSFTDWDGVSPDRENVGFDNYVQIFTRPELFRVFFVSGYYLAASVVQIAVALYFAVILSFDLRFRNFFKGILFFPYLINGVAIGFVFLYFFQDGGTLDSVLSWLGVSTDHPWLGDPTSANISLAGVSVWRFTGLNFVLFLGAIQSIPGELYEAAELDGAGKWKQFRHIIAPSIKPVISLSVILAISGSLSVFEIPYIMTGGATGTQTFVIQTIKLAFQFNKTGLASAAAVVLLLIILLITWIQRRLVPDDKVDLV, encoded by the coding sequence ATGACAGGGCGATCCACCAAGAAGGGCAGGGCACACGGAGGGGACCGCCCGGCGGGCCGGCGCCGTGCTCCCGCCGGCGGACCACCCCGTTCCTGGCGGCATTCGCCGCTGCGCCGGATCACACCCTGGCTCTTCCTCGCGGCACCGCTGGCGCTGCTGATCACGTTCACCTATGTCCCCGTGGCGAGCATGATCTCGTACAGCTTCACGGACTGGGACGGGGTGAGCCCGGACCGGGAGAACGTCGGCTTCGACAACTACGTGCAGATCTTCACCCGCCCCGAGCTCTTCCGGGTGTTCTTCGTCAGCGGGTACTACCTGGCCGCCTCCGTGGTCCAGATCGCCGTCGCGCTGTACTTCGCCGTGATCCTCAGCTTCGACCTCAGGTTCCGCAACTTCTTCAAGGGGATCCTCTTCTTCCCCTACCTCATCAACGGCGTCGCGATCGGCTTCGTCTTCCTCTACTTCTTCCAGGACGGCGGCACCCTCGATTCGGTGCTGTCCTGGCTCGGCGTGAGCACCGACCACCCTTGGCTCGGCGATCCCACCTCCGCCAACATCTCGCTCGCGGGAGTCTCGGTCTGGCGCTTCACCGGACTCAACTTCGTCCTCTTCCTCGGCGCCATCCAGTCCATCCCCGGAGAGCTCTACGAGGCCGCCGAGCTGGACGGCGCGGGGAAGTGGAAACAGTTCCGCCACATCATCGCCCCGAGCATCAAGCCCGTCATCAGCCTCAGCGTCATCCTGGCGATCTCCGGCTCCCTGTCCGTCTTCGAGATCCCCTACATCATGACCGGCGGCGCGACCGGCACCCAGACCTTCGTCATCCAGACGATCAAACTCGCCTTCCAGTTCAACAAGACCGGCCTGGCCTCGGCCGCGGCCGTGGTGCTGCTCCTGATCATCCTGCTGATCACCTGGATCCAGCGCCGGCTCGTGCCCGACGACAAGGTGGACCTCGTATGA
- a CDS encoding carbohydrate ABC transporter permease, which yields MTPDLTATPAPARAPRRRRRLPVGAVLTYLSLLAATAVVLLPLTVVFLTSLKTSEEVGDGGALSLPGNWLNFDNYVTAFTDGNMLMAFGNTAFILFFSIGGTVVIGSMTAYAVDRFDFRAKKLVMALFLIATLVPAVTTQVATFQVISGFGLVDTRWAPILLYMGTDIVSVYIFLQFIRGIPTSLDEAARLDGANAFTIYRKIIFPLLKPAIATVVIIKGITTYNDFYIPFLYMHSEDLGTISTALFRFKGPFGAHWEAISAGAILVILPTLIIFLLLQRWIYNGFSQGATK from the coding sequence ATGACCCCCGACCTCACCGCCACCCCGGCCCCCGCCCGCGCGCCCCGGCGCCGGCGTCGTCTTCCCGTCGGGGCCGTGCTGACCTACTTGTCGCTGCTCGCCGCCACCGCGGTCGTCCTGCTGCCGCTGACCGTCGTCTTCCTCACCTCCCTCAAGACGTCGGAGGAAGTCGGAGACGGCGGTGCGCTCTCGCTGCCGGGGAACTGGCTGAACTTCGACAACTACGTCACGGCGTTCACCGATGGCAACATGCTCATGGCCTTCGGGAACACCGCGTTCATCCTGTTCTTCTCCATCGGCGGCACCGTCGTCATCGGCTCGATGACGGCCTACGCGGTCGACCGTTTCGACTTCAGGGCCAAGAAGCTCGTCATGGCGCTCTTCCTGATCGCCACCCTCGTCCCCGCCGTCACCACGCAGGTCGCCACGTTCCAGGTCATCAGCGGCTTCGGCCTGGTCGACACCCGCTGGGCCCCGATCCTGCTCTACATGGGCACGGACATCGTCTCCGTGTACATCTTCCTGCAGTTCATCAGGGGCATTCCCACCTCGCTGGACGAGGCGGCCCGGCTCGACGGCGCCAACGCCTTCACGATCTACCGGAAGATCATCTTTCCGCTGCTCAAGCCGGCGATCGCCACCGTCGTCATCATCAAGGGGATCACCACGTACAACGACTTCTACATCCCCTTCCTCTACATGCACTCCGAGGACCTCGGGACGATCTCCACCGCGCTGTTCCGCTTCAAGGGCCCCTTCGGGGCGCATTGGGAGGCCATCTCGGCCGGCGCGATCCTCGTCATCCTGCCGACGCTGATCATCTTCCTGCTGCTGCAGCGCTGGATCTACAACGGCTTCTCACAGGGAGCAACCAAGTAG
- a CDS encoding LacI family DNA-binding transcriptional regulator codes for MADIARRAGVSKVAVSYALNGQPGVSEATRASIKSIAEELGWRPNSAARALTGGRAQAVGLTVRRPARTLGVEPFFMEFISGVEGVLSERSYGLMLQMVADQDSEIELCRRWWGERRIDGVFLMDLQAEDRRVPTVEAMGLPAVAIGPPSASGTLPAIWSDDGESVHEIVRYLAMLGHRNIARVAGPAGLAHTEVRDTALRTACREAGIPEATVTYTDYTGGEGASAARTLLIGPNRPTAMIFDNDIMAVAALSVAQELNLSIPADLSIVAWDESPLTQVVRPMLSAVTRDIPAYGARAATALLALIDGEDVDDIREGYARFVPRGSTCPPPSKPTSP; via the coding sequence ATGGCGGACATCGCACGCCGCGCGGGCGTGTCCAAGGTGGCGGTCTCGTACGCGCTCAACGGCCAGCCCGGCGTGTCGGAGGCCACCCGCGCCTCGATCAAGAGCATCGCGGAGGAGCTGGGCTGGCGCCCGAACAGTGCCGCCCGGGCCCTCACCGGCGGGCGGGCACAGGCCGTGGGGCTCACCGTGCGGCGCCCGGCCCGGACGCTCGGAGTCGAGCCGTTCTTCATGGAGTTCATCAGCGGCGTGGAAGGCGTGCTGTCCGAGCGGTCGTACGGTCTGATGCTCCAGATGGTCGCGGACCAGGACAGCGAGATCGAGCTGTGCCGGCGCTGGTGGGGCGAGCGTCGGATCGACGGGGTGTTCCTGATGGACCTCCAGGCCGAGGACCGCCGCGTCCCCACCGTCGAGGCCATGGGCCTGCCCGCCGTGGCCATCGGCCCGCCCTCCGCGTCCGGCACCCTCCCCGCGATCTGGTCGGACGACGGCGAGAGCGTGCACGAGATCGTGCGCTACCTGGCGATGCTCGGGCACCGGAACATCGCGCGCGTCGCGGGCCCCGCCGGGCTGGCCCACACCGAAGTCCGCGACACCGCGCTGCGTACCGCCTGCCGGGAGGCGGGCATTCCCGAAGCCACCGTGACGTACACCGACTACACCGGCGGTGAGGGGGCGAGCGCCGCCCGCACCCTGCTGATCGGCCCGAACCGGCCGACCGCCATGATCTTCGACAACGACATCATGGCGGTGGCCGCGCTCTCCGTGGCCCAGGAGCTGAATCTCTCCATCCCCGCCGACCTGTCGATCGTGGCCTGGGACGAGTCGCCGCTGACGCAGGTGGTCCGCCCCATGCTGTCCGCCGTCACCCGGGACATCCCGGCCTACGGCGCCCGGGCCGCCACCGCGCTCCTCGCCCTCATCGACGGCGAGGACGTCGACGACATCCGCGAGGGGTACGCGCGGTTCGTCCCTCGGGGCAGCACCTGCCCACCGCCCTCGAAGCCGACCTCCCCCTGA